The Flavobacterium jumunjinense genome includes a region encoding these proteins:
- a CDS encoding GEVED domain-containing protein, producing MKKITLSIFLFFISILGFSQVSIGAGNNEAQAVPFDPYFGYSYTQSIYLASEINASGNINSIQWYFSGTSLLPNCQDITIYLGHSTKTVFAGNTDWEPVTNLTASYTGTIPVTGAGWVTITLDTPFAYNGTDNLIIAVDENMASYDSSSDDFYNSAVTGSRSIYYANDNTNPDPATPPSGTRVSYVPNVVLGGIVQACPSPTTLTVDNITDVTADLHWVEIGSTFDWEYVVQAPGTGVPTVNGTPADANDPYSIGGLTANTTYEVYVRSVCSFTEKSSWLGPVNFTTECATYSVPALESFTTYVPGCWEEADNGDLTAGPSTYGSSSWISDGFGNNGTTGSARYEIWLASANDWLITPTFVIPVTGYELKFDAAATQYNTTAAPTTPWEADDYVEVLISTTGTTNWTVLYTYNDTNVPAPAGTPNVIDLDAYAGQNVKFAFRVVEGTANGSADINFYIDNFEIRLTPSTPPVCATNVVATPDASCGNFATAISWDAVSGADGYRITMGTTTGGNDVLDNVDLGTALSYSHLGLVNTNYFVTIYPYNANGNAVGCTEITYMTNVTGCYCPSTPTSVDGVGITNVQIVATDFANTVSTSPVYNDHTATAVDMSQGINNNVQISFDTGFGYDYSVVIWIDANDDFTFESSEIVYTGLSVDDPTTILNASFILPATTSLGQHRMRIVATDVVQSPSNPCYSGTYGETADFTINVIAATCAPVTLASTNIVSDCANSQFSVELDVTTLGDGTPTVSDGVTTWDITATGINTVGPFTNGASVNLTIYHGSDVTCDLPLGTFTYTCPPANDECANAVSLTVNSNYSCGSVTSGTVLAATASSVDATACFGTENDDVWYSFVATQATHRIQLTNIAGSTTDMYHSLWTGPDCNTLTLVAGSCSDPNTSNPTGLSIGQTYYVRVNSYTSSAGQTSTFDICVGTDPALGSSAFDLSGFSAYPNPVKDILNLEYTSDITSVKVFNLLGQEVLSKTLNAASVNVDMSQLNSGAYIVNVEIEGAMQTIKIIKE from the coding sequence ATGAAAAAAATTACGCTATCAATTTTTTTATTCTTTATTTCTATACTTGGTTTTAGCCAAGTAAGTATAGGTGCTGGGAATAATGAAGCTCAAGCAGTGCCTTTTGATCCTTATTTTGGTTATTCCTATACACAAAGTATTTACTTAGCTTCTGAAATTAATGCTTCAGGGAATATTAATAGTATACAATGGTATTTCAGTGGTACGTCATTGTTACCAAACTGTCAAGATATTACTATCTATTTAGGACATTCAACAAAAACTGTATTTGCGGGTAATACCGATTGGGAACCAGTTACAAATTTAACGGCTTCATATACTGGAACAATTCCAGTTACAGGTGCAGGATGGGTAACAATAACATTGGATACTCCATTTGCTTATAATGGAACAGATAATTTAATAATTGCCGTAGATGAGAATATGGCTAGCTATGATTCTTCTTCGGATGATTTCTATAACTCAGCCGTAACGGGTAGTAGAAGTATATATTATGCAAATGACAATACAAATCCAGACCCAGCAACACCACCAAGTGGTACAAGAGTTTCATATGTTCCTAATGTTGTTTTAGGAGGTATTGTTCAGGCTTGTCCGTCTCCAACTACTTTAACAGTTGATAATATTACAGATGTAACAGCGGATTTACATTGGGTAGAAATCGGTTCTACTTTTGATTGGGAATATGTTGTTCAAGCACCAGGTACTGGGGTTCCTACAGTTAATGGAACACCAGCAGATGCAAATGACCCTTATTCAATTGGAGGTTTAACAGCAAATACTACTTATGAAGTATACGTAAGATCAGTATGTAGTTTTACAGAGAAAAGTTCATGGTTAGGTCCAGTGAATTTTACGACCGAATGTGCTACTTATTCTGTTCCGGCTTTAGAATCTTTTACTACTTATGTTCCTGGATGTTGGGAAGAAGCAGATAATGGTGATTTAACTGCTGGACCTTCAACATATGGTTCAAGTTCATGGATATCTGATGGTTTTGGAAATAATGGAACAACTGGTTCAGCTCGTTATGAAATATGGTTAGCGAGTGCTAATGATTGGTTAATTACACCTACTTTTGTTATTCCAGTTACAGGCTATGAATTAAAGTTTGATGCTGCAGCAACACAATATAATACAACAGCTGCTCCAACTACACCTTGGGAAGCTGATGATTATGTAGAAGTATTAATATCTACTACTGGAACAACAAATTGGACGGTACTTTATACTTATAATGATACAAATGTACCAGCTCCTGCGGGTACTCCAAATGTTATTGATTTAGATGCATATGCTGGACAAAATGTAAAATTTGCTTTTAGAGTAGTAGAAGGTACTGCTAATGGTTCTGCAGATATTAATTTTTATATAGATAACTTTGAAATTCGTTTAACTCCATCAACTCCACCGGTTTGCGCTACAAATGTTGTAGCAACTCCGGACGCTTCATGTGGTAATTTTGCAACAGCAATTTCTTGGGATGCTGTAAGTGGTGCAGATGGGTATAGAATTACAATGGGAACTACTACTGGTGGTAATGATGTTTTGGATAATGTTGATTTAGGGACAGCATTATCATATAGTCACTTAGGTTTAGTTAATACAAATTATTTTGTAACTATTTATCCATATAATGCGAATGGAAATGCAGTAGGTTGTACAGAAATAACCTATATGACTAATGTAACAGGGTGTTATTGTCCATCAACACCAACTTCGGTTGACGGTGTTGGAATAACAAATGTACAAATTGTTGCCACAGATTTTGCAAATACTGTATCAACATCACCTGTGTATAATGATCATACAGCTACTGCTGTTGATATGAGTCAGGGTATTAATAATAATGTGCAAATTTCTTTTGATACTGGTTTTGGATATGATTATAGTGTTGTAATTTGGATTGATGCAAATGATGATTTTACATTTGAATCAAGTGAAATAGTTTATACAGGTTTATCAGTAGATGATCCAACAACTATTCTAAATGCATCATTTATTTTGCCAGCGACTACATCATTAGGTCAACATAGAATGAGAATTGTTGCTACTGATGTTGTTCAATCTCCTTCAAATCCTTGTTATAGTGGTACTTATGGGGAGACGGCTGATTTTACAATTAATGTGATAGCTGCAACTTGCGCACCAGTTACTTTAGCTTCAACAAATATTGTGTCAGATTGTGCAAATTCACAATTTTCAGTAGAACTTGATGTAACTACTCTAGGAGATGGAACACCTACAGTTTCTGATGGTGTTACTACATGGGATATTACTGCTACAGGAATAAATACAGTTGGTCCTTTCACTAATGGAGCTTCAGTTAACTTGACTATTTATCATGGCTCTGATGTTACTTGTGATTTGCCATTAGGAACATTTACATACACATGTCCTCCAGCAAATGATGAATGTGCAAATGCTGTTTCGTTAACGGTAAATAGTAATTATAGTTGTGGTTCTGTCACTTCAGGTACTGTTCTTGCAGCAACAGCTTCATCAGTAGACGCGACAGCTTGTTTTGGAACAGAAAATGATGATGTTTGGTATTCTTTTGTTGCTACTCAAGCAACACATAGAATTCAATTGACAAATATCGCTGGTTCAACGACTGATATGTATCATTCTTTATGGACTGGTCCAGATTGTAATACATTAACTTTAGTAGCTGGTTCTTGTTCTGATCCAAATACTAGTAACCCAACTGGTTTATCTATCGGGCAAACATATTACGTTAGAGTGAATAGTTATACTTCTTCAGCTGGGCAAACGTCTACTTTCGATATTTGTGTTGGTACAGATCCTGCATTAGGTTCTTCAGCTTTTGATTTATCAGGATTTAGCGCTTATCCTAATCCTGTAAAAGATATTCTTAATTTAGAATACACTTCTGATATTACTTCAGTAAAAGTATTTAATTTATTAGGACAAGAAGTTTTATCTAAAACTTTAAATGCAGCTTCTGTAAATGTAGATATGTCACAATTAAATAGTGGTGCTTATATCGTTAATGTTGAAATTGAAGGTGCAATGCAAACTATTAAAATTATTAAAGAGTAA
- a CDS encoding valine--tRNA ligase, producing MIPAQFNPKDVEQKWYDYWMKNKYFHSTPDERTPYTIVIPPPNVTGVLHMGHMLNNTIQDVLIRRARLKGFNACWVPGTDHASIATEAKVVAKLKSEGINKADLTREEFLKHAYDWTDKYGGTILEQLKQLGCSCDWDRTKFTMDEDMSASVIKSFVDLYNKGMIYRGYRMVNWDPEAKTTLSDEEVIHEERQGKLYYINYKVEGTNDVLTIATTRPETIFGDTAICINPNDERFTHLKGKKAIVPICNRVIPIIEDEYVDIEFGTGCLKVTPAHDVNDKELGNKHNLEIIDIFNEDASLNSFGLHFQGQDRFLAREEVAKELETSGVLVKTEIHMNKVGTSERTKAVIEPRLSDQWFLKMEDLVKPAIKAVLETEEVKLYPSKFNNTYRHWLENIRDWNISRQLWWGQQIPAYFYGDGKEDFVVAENIEDALELAKKATNNQQLTTSDLKQDADALDTWFSSWLWPMAVFGGILDPESEDFKYYYPTNDLVTGPDILFFWVARMIIAGYEYTGKKPFNNVYLTGLVRDKQRRKMSKSLGNSPDPLELIQKFGADGVRVGLLLSASAGNDIMFDEELCNNGKAFANKIWNAFRLIKGWEVADIAQPEASKIAIDWYEAKLQQTLAEIEDNFEKYRLSDALMSIYKLVWDDFCSWFLEIIKPAYQQPIDKATFDKAIELLEANLKLLHPFMPFLTEEIWQYIAERTPEEALIVATWPTMQNTNADLITEFDFVTEVVAGIRTIRKQKNITNKDSIDLKVINNEKVATTFDAVILKLGNIESLEYVTEAVDGTLTYRVKSNEYFIPIAGNIDVAAEIEKLEAELKYTQGFLRSVQGKLKNEKFVAGAPEQVIANERNKEADALAKIATIEQSLMSLK from the coding sequence ATGATACCAGCACAGTTTAATCCAAAAGACGTAGAGCAAAAATGGTACGATTACTGGATGAAGAACAAATATTTTCATTCTACACCAGACGAGCGTACACCTTATACAATAGTAATTCCTCCACCAAATGTAACAGGAGTCCTTCACATGGGGCACATGTTGAACAATACTATTCAAGATGTCTTAATTCGTCGCGCACGTTTAAAAGGATTCAATGCTTGTTGGGTACCAGGAACAGATCATGCTTCAATTGCTACAGAAGCAAAAGTTGTTGCTAAACTAAAATCAGAAGGAATTAATAAAGCCGATTTAACGCGTGAAGAGTTTTTAAAACATGCTTACGATTGGACAGATAAATACGGTGGAACCATTTTAGAACAACTAAAACAATTAGGATGTTCTTGCGATTGGGATAGAACGAAGTTCACAATGGATGAAGATATGTCAGCTTCTGTAATTAAATCATTTGTTGATTTATATAACAAAGGAATGATTTATCGTGGATACAGAATGGTAAACTGGGATCCAGAAGCAAAAACTACGTTGTCTGATGAAGAAGTAATTCACGAAGAACGTCAAGGTAAGTTATATTACATCAATTATAAAGTTGAAGGAACAAACGATGTTTTAACGATCGCAACAACACGTCCGGAAACTATTTTTGGAGATACTGCCATTTGTATCAATCCTAACGATGAGCGTTTTACGCATTTAAAAGGAAAAAAAGCTATTGTTCCTATTTGTAACAGAGTTATTCCTATTATAGAAGATGAATATGTTGATATCGAATTTGGAACAGGTTGTTTAAAAGTAACACCAGCTCACGATGTTAATGATAAAGAACTTGGAAACAAACACAACCTTGAAATCATAGATATTTTTAATGAAGATGCTTCGTTAAACAGTTTTGGTTTACATTTTCAAGGACAAGATAGATTTTTAGCTCGTGAAGAAGTGGCTAAAGAATTAGAAACGAGTGGTGTTTTAGTGAAAACTGAAATCCACATGAACAAAGTAGGAACTTCAGAAAGAACTAAAGCTGTTATTGAACCAAGATTATCAGATCAATGGTTCTTAAAAATGGAAGATTTAGTTAAACCAGCCATTAAAGCCGTTTTAGAAACTGAAGAAGTAAAATTATATCCAAGTAAATTTAATAATACTTACCGCCATTGGTTAGAAAATATTAGAGATTGGAATATTTCACGTCAATTGTGGTGGGGACAACAAATTCCTGCTTATTTCTATGGCGATGGAAAAGAAGATTTCGTAGTCGCAGAAAACATAGAAGATGCTTTAGAATTAGCAAAAAAGGCAACCAACAATCAACAACTAACAACTAGCGACTTAAAGCAAGACGCTGATGCGCTTGATACTTGGTTCTCGTCATGGTTATGGCCAATGGCTGTTTTTGGAGGAATTCTAGATCCAGAAAGTGAAGATTTTAAATACTATTATCCTACAAATGATTTAGTAACTGGTCCAGATATTTTATTTTTCTGGGTAGCACGTATGATTATTGCAGGTTATGAATACACTGGAAAAAAACCATTTAATAATGTATATTTAACAGGATTAGTTCGTGATAAACAACGTCGTAAGATGTCAAAATCATTAGGAAATTCTCCAGATCCGTTAGAGTTAATTCAGAAGTTTGGTGCTGATGGAGTTCGTGTTGGATTGCTTTTAAGTGCTTCAGCAGGAAATGATATCATGTTCGATGAAGAATTATGTAATAATGGTAAAGCTTTCGCGAATAAAATTTGGAATGCATTCAGATTAATCAAAGGTTGGGAAGTAGCTGATATTGCGCAACCAGAAGCATCAAAAATAGCGATTGATTGGTACGAAGCGAAGTTGCAACAAACTTTAGCTGAAATTGAAGATAATTTTGAAAAATATAGATTGTCTGATGCTTTAATGAGCATTTATAAACTAGTTTGGGACGATTTCTGTTCTTGGTTTTTGGAAATTATAAAACCAGCTTATCAACAACCGATTGACAAAGCAACATTTGATAAAGCAATAGAACTGTTAGAAGCTAACTTGAAATTATTACATCCATTTATGCCTTTCTTAACGGAAGAAATTTGGCAATATATTGCAGAAAGAACTCCAGAAGAAGCATTAATTGTTGCTACTTGGCCAACAATGCAAAATACAAATGCTGATTTAATCACTGAGTTTGATTTTGTTACTGAAGTTGTAGCTGGAATCAGAACAATTCGTAAACAAAAAAATATTACAAATAAAGACAGTATTGATTTAAAAGTAATCAATAACGAAAAAGTAGCTACTACTTTTGATGCTGTTATTTTAAAGCTGGGTAACATTGAAAGTTTAGAATATGTTACCGAAGCAGTTGATGGAACATTGACTTACAGAGTAAAATCGAATGAGTATTTTATTCCAATTGCAGGAAATATTGATGTAGCTGCCGAAATTGAAAAATTAGAAGCAGAATTAAAATACACTCAGGGTTTCTTAAGGTCGGTACAAGGAAAATTAAAAAACGAAAAATTTGTTGCTGGAGCACCAGAACAAGTAATTGCAAACGAAAGAAACAAAGAAGCAGATGCTTTAGCAAAAATTGCAACAATTGAGCAAAGTTTGATGAGTTTGAAATAA
- a CDS encoding DUF1573 domain-containing protein: MKNLLSIIIVFLFGINSFAQDGPKIEFKEETINYGDVVKGVDDGVRVFEFTNTGNAPLIIKNVTSTCGCTVPTKPTGEILPGKSDKITVKYNMNPGPISKTITVESNAVNKPIVPLRIKGTVVVK; this comes from the coding sequence ATGAAAAACCTACTTAGTATTATAATAGTATTTCTATTTGGTATTAATTCATTTGCACAAGATGGCCCCAAAATAGAATTTAAAGAAGAAACTATTAATTATGGTGATGTTGTTAAAGGTGTGGATGATGGTGTTCGTGTTTTTGAATTCACGAATACTGGAAATGCTCCTTTGATTATTAAGAATGTTACTTCTACTTGTGGTTGTACAGTTCCTACTAAACCAACAGGTGAAATTTTACCTGGAAAATCGGACAAGATTACAGTAAAATATAACATGAATCCTGGACCAATTAGTAAAACTATTACTGTTGAAAGTAATGCGGTGAACAAACCTATTGTTCCTTTAAGAATTAAGGGTACAGTAGTTGTTAAATAA
- a CDS encoding LytR/AlgR family response regulator transcription factor, with protein MNIIIIEDEKPAARLLQRKVEKLGLQVNQMLHSVEESLSWFQNNAHPDLIFLDIQLSDGLSFEIFEQLDIKSAVIFTTAYDEYALRAFKLNSIDYLLKPIDEEDLEEAINKFKARTANKPVNLDFEAIKKMLVNPVEREYKTRFSVKIGHQIKVIQIEEIECFFSENKGTYIHTNDNRDYLLDITMEQLENEINPKDYFRINRKFIVPLNSIKEIQMHTNSRLKIILPSYKSDDVIVAREKVNDFKNWIG; from the coding sequence ATGAATATCATCATAATTGAAGACGAAAAACCAGCTGCACGATTATTACAAAGAAAAGTAGAAAAACTAGGTTTGCAAGTCAATCAAATGCTTCATTCGGTAGAAGAATCTTTAAGTTGGTTTCAAAACAATGCACATCCCGATTTAATATTTTTAGATATTCAATTATCAGACGGACTTTCATTTGAAATTTTTGAGCAATTAGATATCAAAAGTGCTGTTATTTTCACCACAGCCTATGATGAGTATGCGCTAAGAGCATTTAAGCTAAACAGTATTGATTATTTGTTAAAACCAATAGATGAAGAAGATTTAGAAGAAGCAATAAATAAGTTTAAGGCAAGAACAGCGAATAAACCCGTAAATTTAGATTTCGAAGCCATTAAGAAAATGCTTGTAAATCCTGTTGAAAGAGAATATAAGACACGTTTTTCTGTAAAAATTGGACATCAAATAAAAGTAATTCAAATCGAAGAAATAGAATGTTTTTTTAGTGAAAACAAAGGAACCTATATACATACAAACGATAATCGCGATTACCTATTAGATATAACAATGGAACAACTAGAAAATGAAATTAATCCCAAAGATTACTTCAGGATTAATAGAAAATTCATTGTGCCATTAAATAGTATAAAAGAAATACAAATGCATACTAATTCTCGTTTAAAAATAATATTACCAAGTTATAAATCAGACGACGTAATAGTAGCACGAGAAAAAGTAAACGATTTTAAAAACTGGATAGGGTAG
- a CDS encoding 2TM domain-containing protein — MGRKKDKTINGRRKTKRKTTIQMIMEKGTLEDEIKYQEALKRVKKIKGFYTHLMVYVVINGMIVIANIQNLGEAESYFQFKNFTTAFFWGIGLLAHGLSVFLPTMFLGQDWENRKIRELMEKEKETKNWQ; from the coding sequence TTGGGAAGAAAAAAAGATAAAACAATTAATGGAAGAAGAAAAACAAAAAGAAAGACAACAATTCAAATGATTATGGAAAAAGGAACTTTAGAAGACGAAATAAAATACCAAGAAGCCTTAAAGAGAGTAAAAAAAATAAAAGGATTTTATACACATTTAATGGTGTATGTTGTTATAAACGGTATGATAGTTATTGCAAATATTCAAAATTTAGGTGAAGCGGAAAGCTATTTTCAGTTTAAAAACTTCACGACAGCCTTCTTTTGGGGAATTGGTTTGTTAGCCCATGGTTTATCAGTATTTTTGCCAACAATGTTTTTAGGACAAGATTGGGAAAATAGAAAAATAAGAGAATTAATGGAGAAAGAAAAAGAAACTAAAAACTGGCAATAA
- a CDS encoding 2TM domain-containing protein, with protein sequence MDNNDYERYQKAQKKVKDIKGFYSNLITYILVISFLAFINLRYSPKHIWFVYPMLGWGIGVFFHAMGVFDLFPFFSKNWEEKKIKQLMEEEKQKERQQFK encoded by the coding sequence ATGGACAATAACGATTACGAACGCTATCAAAAAGCACAGAAAAAAGTAAAAGATATAAAAGGATTCTATAGTAATTTAATAACCTACATATTAGTTATATCATTTTTAGCTTTTATAAATTTACGATATTCACCAAAACATATATGGTTTGTGTACCCAATGTTAGGTTGGGGAATTGGCGTCTTTTTTCACGCTATGGGAGTTTTTGATTTGTTTCCTTTTTTTAGTAAAAATTGGGAAGAAAAAAAGATAAAACAATTAATGGAAGAAGAAAAACAAAAAGAAAGACAACAATTCAAATGA
- a CDS encoding 2TM domain-containing protein: MELTMTQENEKKRILEDIAREKVQQIKKFYTHLFIYSIGVAIFVSKKYFGLPLNFWPINFINSFFMWCWTFIIAVQAIKLFMKDQFLGKNWEERKIQEIMEKENTNKQNWE, from the coding sequence ATGGAATTAACAATGACACAAGAAAACGAAAAGAAAAGAATCTTAGAAGATATTGCAAGAGAAAAAGTGCAACAAATTAAAAAGTTTTATACACACTTGTTCATTTATAGTATTGGAGTTGCAATTTTTGTTTCAAAAAAATACTTTGGTTTGCCATTAAACTTTTGGCCAATCAACTTTATTAATAGCTTCTTCATGTGGTGTTGGACATTTATAATAGCTGTTCAAGCAATAAAATTATTTATGAAAGACCAATTTTTAGGAAAAAACTGGGAAGAACGAAAAATTCAAGAAATTATGGAGAAAGAAAATACGAACAAACAAAATTGGGAATAA
- a CDS encoding 2TM domain-containing protein: MNKYIKEFPRATYISFSVFVVLMLIRIISGEHVGFNERLAWVFFYNMLYGYTLYYANAFVFIQLDSFFKDDRFDKRRVFVGFIFSFLLSVFIIFVLRIVEDVIIENRSFQEFLSKEKAGNYLVAIIITIIVTLGIHVFYFYKAYQENRIKEQKIIAGTASAKFESLKNQLDPHFLFNSLNVLSSLIEENPENAQKFTTSLSKIYRYVLEQRDKELVSVDEELKFAKTYMNLLKMRFENSITFELPNGLGNEEAKVVPLSLQLLLENCIKHNVVSEKRPLHIVIEIEENQLTISNNFQKKEVLQDRKGVGLQNIVNRYAILTKRNVMIEENEEHFKVFLPILTKQISIMDSKNIYNENMAYVRAKERVEKLKGFYGNLISYCCVIPFLIFINLKTSHFQWFWFPMFGWGLGVAFHAIETFGYGKSWEERKIQEILDKENKQESKWN; this comes from the coding sequence ATGAATAAGTATATAAAAGAATTTCCTAGAGCAACATATATTTCTTTCTCAGTATTTGTAGTATTAATGTTAATTAGAATAATTAGTGGAGAACATGTAGGTTTTAATGAAAGACTAGCTTGGGTATTTTTCTATAATATGCTTTATGGATACACATTATATTATGCAAATGCTTTTGTTTTCATTCAATTAGATTCGTTTTTTAAAGACGATAGATTCGATAAAAGAAGAGTGTTTGTTGGGTTCATATTTTCATTTCTACTTTCTGTTTTTATCATTTTTGTATTAAGAATTGTAGAAGATGTAATTATTGAAAATAGAAGCTTTCAAGAGTTTTTATCCAAAGAAAAAGCGGGTAATTATCTTGTTGCAATAATTATAACTATAATAGTTACACTTGGAATTCATGTATTCTACTTTTATAAAGCGTATCAAGAAAACAGAATAAAAGAACAAAAAATAATTGCAGGAACAGCATCAGCAAAATTTGAAAGTTTAAAAAATCAATTAGATCCTCATTTTTTGTTTAACAGTCTAAATGTTTTAAGTTCATTAATAGAAGAAAATCCAGAAAACGCACAAAAATTCACTACATCTTTATCTAAAATATATAGATACGTTTTAGAGCAAAGAGACAAAGAATTAGTTTCGGTAGATGAAGAATTGAAGTTTGCAAAAACCTATATGAATTTACTAAAAATGCGTTTTGAGAACAGTATCACATTCGAATTACCAAACGGTTTAGGTAATGAAGAAGCAAAAGTAGTACCATTGTCATTACAACTATTATTAGAAAACTGTATCAAACATAATGTAGTAAGCGAAAAAAGACCTTTACATATTGTTATAGAAATTGAAGAAAATCAATTAACAATTAGCAATAATTTTCAAAAGAAAGAAGTGCTACAAGATAGAAAAGGAGTAGGACTTCAGAATATAGTAAATCGCTATGCGATATTAACCAAAAGAAATGTAATGATTGAAGAAAACGAAGAGCATTTTAAAGTTTTTTTGCCAATCTTAACAAAACAAATAAGTATTATGGATTCAAAAAATATATATAACGAAAACATGGCTTACGTTAGAGCCAAAGAAAGAGTAGAAAAGCTAAAAGGATTCTACGGTAATTTAATTTCCTATTGCTGTGTGATTCCGTTTTTGATCTTTATAAATTTAAAAACATCACATTTTCAGTGGTTTTGGTTTCCAATGTTCGGTTGGGGATTAGGAGTAGCTTTCCATGCAATTGAAACATTTGGATATGGAAAATCATGGGAAGAACGAAAAATTCAAGAAATATTAGATAAAGAAAACAAACAAGAATCAAAATGGAATTAA